GGAGACGGTGCAACGCTGACAGTGGGCCTAGCCGAGCGTGTCCTGGTTGCAGGGGATGCAGGCTCATCCGGGCCGCTCAGAGGGAATGCGAAGAACGCCAGGAGCATGGCGCTGAAAGCGCCGAGCAACACCATGCCGATGGCGGTGAGCCCCAGCGTGCGCCAGCCGTCGGCCTTGGGTTTGCGCGTTTTTGATTTTTTGGGGCCTTTGGGGGAAGCCTTGCCTCCCGAGGACTTGGTTTCCCGCTCTGACTTGGCCCGCGGGCGCGGGGTTTTCAGGGCGCCCACGCTATTCGTCCTTGGAAGGTTTGCCGCGCAGGGGCGGCCGCACATGGGCCAGCACGCGCGCCTCGGCCTCGGCGGCCTCGGGCGTGATGATCTCGGCCAACCGGCCGCGCTCCACATACAGGATGGCCCCGGCCGGGCAGGTCTCGGCGCAGGCTGGGCCAAGGCCCACGGCCCGGCGAGTGATGCACATGTCGCACTTGGTCACGGCCACGCCCGTTCCGGTCAGCAGCATGGCCGAGTAAGGGCAGGCGACGACGCAGTTGCGCGTCTCGCAGCCCCGGCAGAGCATCTGCTGCAGGATGACCGCGCCTTGAGCGTCCTTGGTCAGGGCCCCGCGCGGGCAGGCGTTGGCGCACTTGGGGTTGTCGCAGTGACGGCAGTAGAGCGGAGCGGCAATGCCTTCGATAGTGCAGGTCATCTGGATGCGCGGCCGCTCATAGACGAAACGGCAGACCGCCTCGCAGGTTTCGCAGCCGATGCATACGGAATAGTCGATGTACAGCGTCCTGCATTCGTCGGCCATGGCCGCGGAGAGTCCGCAGGGCGCGGCGTGGGTCTTGCTCATGGCTGCCTCTCGCCATTGTCGGCTTGGTCGTTGGCTTGGCCGTTCCTGTGCATCAGGTCCGCGCTGAACTCCGCCTCGCGGCCGCCGGCCTTGAGGTCAAGCCAGTTGGCCAAGGCGCGCGCGGCGCGCAGTCCGCTGTACACGGCCTTGCCGATCTTGCTTGGGCCGGTCAGGGCGTCTCCGGCCACGAACACGTTGGGGATGCGCGTCATGTGCAGCCAGCGCACGTCGCCCTTTTTCACGTCTTCCAGACCAAGTTCCTTGGGGAAGGGCGGAGTGGGCACCTCGCCGATGGCCGCCACGACCATGTCGCAAGGAATGACTTCTGTCGTGCCCTTTTCGGGCACGGGACAGCGTCGGCCGTGCTCGTCAGGGTCTCCCAGGCGGCACTGCAGGATTTCCAGGCCTTCCGCGCGCTGTGCGCCGAGCACGCGCACGGGCGTGGCCAGTTGGCGCCACTCGGCTCCCAGCGAACGCGCCTTGTCGATCTCGAAAGCCCCGCAGGGCGCTTCGCGCACCGTCCGGCGGTAGAGCAGGGTGACCTTGGACGCACCGAGCTTGAGGGCGCTCTGCACCACGTCGATGGCCGAGTGGCCCGCGCCGACCACGGCCAGGGTCTTGCCGGCCACGTCCGGGATCTTGACACCCGGCGCGCCGAAACGCGCAGCGCGAATGGGGAAAAGGAATTCCAGCCCCGATAGCACGCCGGGCAGGTTCTCGCCCGGAATATTCATACGCCGCGAGCGCCAGGAGCCCGTGCAGACCATGACCGCATCGTGCTTGTCCACCAGTTCGCCCAGGCTGCGCATGTCGGCCGAGAAGTGGTCGCCGGCCTCCTCGTGCAGGGGCGCGCTACAGCAGACTTTGGTGCGCAGGTTGAAATTCACGCCGAACTGGCGCTCAAGCCTGCGCACGCCGGCCTCGATGCGCTCGGCGGGCAGACGGAAGCTGGGGATGCCGAAGACCATGAGCCCGCCGGCCCTGGGCAGCTTGTCATAGACGTCCACCTGGTAGCCCAGGCAGGCCAGATAGCCTGCGGCGAACAGGCCGGACGGCCCGGCGCCGAGGATAGCCACGCTCCGGCCGTTGGGCGGCGCTGGTTCGGATCTGAGAAAGGCGAAATTGAGTGGAGTAGTCATGCTCCCTCGTCCGCGTCGCGGGGACGCTCCGGGAAGCCGTCGGGCGTTCCGGGCTGAAGTGATGGTCAAGCCCTGGCTGTCGTCGGCATGACGACAGCCAGGGTCTGAAATCCTACACTAGTTGGCCCTAGGCGGACAAGGCCTTGGTTACTGCGGACAGCACGGCTTCGACCGTGAAGCCGAAGTGCGGGAAGAGCACGCCTCCGGGAGCGGACTCGCCGAAGCGATCCATGCCCACGACCACGGGCGCGTAGGCATGCCAGGACGCGCTTACGCCCGCCTCCAGGGCCACGCGTGCGCGCACCTTGGTCGGCAGCACCAACTCGCGATACTCGGCGGGTTGGCGCTCGAACAGATCCACGCAGGGCATGGACACCACGCGCGCCTTGCGTCCTTGATCTGCCAGGGCCTTGGCCGTGTCCACTGCCAGTCCTACCTCGGAGCCCGTGGCCACCAGGATGACCTCGGGCGTGCCCTGGCAGTCCTGGAGGATGTAGCCGCCGCGAGCAATGGCGCTTACGGTCAGGCCATCGCGACCCTGGTGCGGCAGGTCCTGGCGCGAGAGAATCATGGCGCTGGGGCCGTCGCGGCGCTCCAGGGCCAGTTTCCAGGCCACCGTCGCCTCCACGGCGTCGCAGGGCCTCCACACGTCCAGGTCCGGGATGAGCCGCAGGGAGGCCGTGTGCTCCACGGGCTGGTGCGTGGGGCCGTCCTCGCCCACGCCTATGGAGTCGTGGGTCAGTACGAAGATGGTGCGCGTTTTCATGAGCGCGGCCAAGCGGATGGCGTTGCGCATGTAGTCCGAGAAGACCAGGAACGTGCCGCCGTAGGGGATGAAGCCGCCGTGCAGGGACATGCCGTTCTGCAGCGCGGCCATGGCGAACTCGCGCACGCCGCAGTGCAGGTAGTTGCCCGTGAAGTCGAAATCCTGGCCGCCCTTGGCGTTTATTGCCCTGGAGCTGGCATGGAAGGTGCCGTTGGAGGGCGTGAGGTCGGCCGATGCGCCGAACAGCTCGGGCAGCAGCGCACCGAAGCCGTCCAGGGCCTTCTTGGAGGACACGCGCGTGGCCAGCTTCTCGGCCTTGGCCACTGTGCCCGCAACGAGTTCCTCGGCCTTGAGGTCGAAGTTCACGGGCAGGTCGCCGTCCATGCGCCGCACGAACTCGGAGGCCAGTTCAGGGTACTTGGCCTCGTAGGCCTTGAACATGGCCGCCCAGGCGGACTCCAACTGCGAACCTTTCTTCTTTGCGTCCCAGCCGGCGTAGATGTCCTGAGGAACCTCGAAGGGTGGGTGCTTCCAGCCCAGGAATTCGCGGGACGCGGCGATTTCCTTCTCGCCCAGCGGCGAGCCGTGGCAGCCCGACGTGCCGCAGACAGTGGGCGCGCCGAAGCCGATGATCGTCTTGCAGCACACCAGCGAGGGCTTGTCGGTCACGGCGCGGGCCTGATCCAGGGCCTTGCGCACGGCCTCGGCGTCGTGCCCGTCCACGCCGCGCACCACATGCCAGCCGTAAGCCTCGAAGCGCGCGGGCGTGTCGTCGGCGAACCAGCCACCCAGGCGGCCGTCGATGGAGATCCCGTTGTCATCGTAGACCGCGATGAGCTTGCCGAGCCCCAGCGTGCCGGCCAGGGAGCAGGTCTCGTGCGACAAGCCTTCCATCATGCAGCCGTCGCCCATGAATACGTAGGTGTAGTGGTCCACGACAGGGAAGCCGTCGCGGTTGAAGGTCGCGGCGAGCATGCGCTCTGCCATGGCCATGCCCACGGCCATGGCGATGCCCTGGCCCAAGGGGCCGGAGGTGGACTCCACGCCGGGCGTCACGCCCCGCTCCGGGTGGCCGGGCGTGCGGGAGCCGAGTTGGCGGAAGCGCTTGAGGTCTTCCATGGTCAAATCGTAGCCCGACAGGTGCAGCAGGGCGTACAGGAGCATGGACCCGTGGCCGTTGGAGAAGACGAAACGGTCGCGGTCGTGCCAGCTCGGATTGGCCGGGTTGTGGCGCAGAAAATCGTTCCACAGAACTTCGGCAATATCGGCCATGCCCAGCGGCGCGCCGGGATGGCCGGATTTGGCTTTCTGTATGGCGTCCATGGACAAGGCGCGGATGGCGTTGGCCAGTTCTCTACGGGTCGGCATGCGGGGAATCCTCCAATCGTGTCGTGCCGTGGTTGCCGCAGGCATGGCGGCCAGGCCGTGTCGTTTACGGTCGGATACGGCGTGCGGCGAATTCGGCGGGGGTCAGGCCGGGCCTTTGTAGCCGGGGAGACGGAGTTTGTCGAGAATTTGCAAGGAAGAGACTTGGTCCAAATTCAGAGCAAGCTCGGAGGGATTGCGCAGCTCAAGGCGAGGGCTTATTAAAGTCAGATAGTCAATCGCGCGGCTCTGCCGTGACTTGGAGAACCCATGAAGCTCCGCCGGGTCCTGACCCTGGCTATCATACTCCTTCTCGGCCTCGCCTCGTCCGCCTTGGGCAAGGATGGCGAACGGCTCACGCACGATGGCCTGCAAGATCTGCTGGCCCAGGCCAAGGGGAATATCGTGGTCGTGAACTATTGGGCCAGTTGGTGTGGTCCCTGCCTGACCGAAATGCCCATGCTCAAGGCCATGCGTGCGGCCTATCCATCCCATGAGCTGACCCTGTTCGGCGTGTCCTTCGACTACGATTCCAAGGCTCACGACCGGGCCAGGGAACGCCTGTCTCTAACCTTCCCAAGTTATTTGGCGCAAGAAGACCTCATGCACACCCTGGGCATCACCTCGGTGCCGCGCACGGATTTCTATGACAGCCGACGCAGGCTGGTGCGCAGCCACGAAGGTCTAATTTCTCCCGCGGAGTTTCGCACCATCGTCGCGGAGATAACCAGCGGAGAGCAGTAGGCGGGATCGCCCCAAGTTGTCACAAAGACCGCCATCCAGCGTAATTCGTCACATTTCCTCCACGCGTTCTAAACATTTCCGGATTCAAATCTGCTATGCTTGCTTCACAGCACGCCGGCTCCGGCAGTCGGTAGCGAGGGGTATGGCATGAACGACCATGGCCAGGCCGAACGCCTGCCGAAGGAAACCATTTACCATCACCAAGTCAGCCCTGCGGGCGCGGCTTTGGAGGTGGACCGCTTCAGCCTCTGGTACGGAAACAAGCAGGCGCTTTTCGACAACAGCCTGGATATCCAGCAAGGACTGGTCACGGCGCTCATCGGTCCCTCGGGCTGCGGCAAGTCCACGCTCATTCGGGCCATGAACCGCATGAACGATCTCGTCAAAGGCGTGCGCGTGCGCGGGGAGATCCGCCTGGCGGGTCGGAAAGTGTACGACCCGGGCGTGGACGTGACCGATCTGCGCAGGCGCATGGGCATGGTTTTCCAGAAGCCCAATCCTTTTCCGCGTTCCATCCTGTCCAACGTGACCTACCCCCTGGAGCTCACGGAGCATCCTGGGAAACCGGCGCTGCTTGAGGCGGCAGAGCATGCGCTGCGGGACGCCGGCTTGTGGAATGAGGTCAAGGACCGGCTCGGCGCCGACGCCCTGAGTCTGTCAGGCGGTCAACAGCAGCGTCTGTGCATCGCCAGGGCCATCGTGACCAAGCCCGAGATCCTGCTCATGGACGAGCCCTGTTCGGCCCTGGACCCCAGGGCCACAGCCGCGGTAGAAGACCTCATAGGTGCCCTGCGCGGCAGGTATACGGTGATCATCGTGACCCACAACATGCAGCAGGCCGCGCGCGTTTCGGACAATGCGGCCTTCATGTACCTGGG
The window above is part of the Desulfocurvibacter africanus subsp. africanus DSM 2603 genome. Proteins encoded here:
- the tkt gene encoding transketolase — its product is MPTRRELANAIRALSMDAIQKAKSGHPGAPLGMADIAEVLWNDFLRHNPANPSWHDRDRFVFSNGHGSMLLYALLHLSGYDLTMEDLKRFRQLGSRTPGHPERGVTPGVESTSGPLGQGIAMAVGMAMAERMLAATFNRDGFPVVDHYTYVFMGDGCMMEGLSHETCSLAGTLGLGKLIAVYDDNGISIDGRLGGWFADDTPARFEAYGWHVVRGVDGHDAEAVRKALDQARAVTDKPSLVCCKTIIGFGAPTVCGTSGCHGSPLGEKEIAASREFLGWKHPPFEVPQDIYAGWDAKKKGSQLESAWAAMFKAYEAKYPELASEFVRRMDGDLPVNFDLKAEELVAGTVAKAEKLATRVSSKKALDGFGALLPELFGASADLTPSNGTFHASSRAINAKGGQDFDFTGNYLHCGVREFAMAALQNGMSLHGGFIPYGGTFLVFSDYMRNAIRLAALMKTRTIFVLTHDSIGVGEDGPTHQPVEHTASLRLIPDLDVWRPCDAVEATVAWKLALERRDGPSAMILSRQDLPHQGRDGLTVSAIARGGYILQDCQGTPEVILVATGSEVGLAVDTAKALADQGRKARVVSMPCVDLFERQPAEYRELVLPTKVRARVALEAGVSASWHAYAPVVVGMDRFGESAPGGVLFPHFGFTVEAVLSAVTKALSA
- a CDS encoding FAD-dependent oxidoreductase produces the protein MTTPLNFAFLRSEPAPPNGRSVAILGAGPSGLFAAGYLACLGYQVDVYDKLPRAGGLMVFGIPSFRLPAERIEAGVRRLERQFGVNFNLRTKVCCSAPLHEEAGDHFSADMRSLGELVDKHDAVMVCTGSWRSRRMNIPGENLPGVLSGLEFLFPIRAARFGAPGVKIPDVAGKTLAVVGAGHSAIDVVQSALKLGASKVTLLYRRTVREAPCGAFEIDKARSLGAEWRQLATPVRVLGAQRAEGLEILQCRLGDPDEHGRRCPVPEKGTTEVIPCDMVVAAIGEVPTPPFPKELGLEDVKKGDVRWLHMTRIPNVFVAGDALTGPSKIGKAVYSGLRAARALANWLDLKAGGREAEFSADLMHRNGQANDQADNGERQP
- the pstB gene encoding phosphate ABC transporter ATP-binding protein PstB, whose product is MNDHGQAERLPKETIYHHQVSPAGAALEVDRFSLWYGNKQALFDNSLDIQQGLVTALIGPSGCGKSTLIRAMNRMNDLVKGVRVRGEIRLAGRKVYDPGVDVTDLRRRMGMVFQKPNPFPRSILSNVTYPLELTEHPGKPALLEAAEHALRDAGLWNEVKDRLGADALSLSGGQQQRLCIARAIVTKPEILLMDEPCSALDPRATAAVEDLIGALRGRYTVIIVTHNMQQAARVSDNAAFMYLGRIVEHGRTDVVFVRPKASLTQDYITGRFG
- a CDS encoding TlpA family protein disulfide reductase yields the protein MKLRRVLTLAIILLLGLASSALGKDGERLTHDGLQDLLAQAKGNIVVVNYWASWCGPCLTEMPMLKAMRAAYPSHELTLFGVSFDYDSKAHDRARERLSLTFPSYLAQEDLMHTLGITSVPRTDFYDSRRRLVRSHEGLISPAEFRTIVAEITSGEQ
- a CDS encoding 4Fe-4S dicluster domain-containing protein yields the protein MSKTHAAPCGLSAAMADECRTLYIDYSVCIGCETCEAVCRFVYERPRIQMTCTIEGIAAPLYCRHCDNPKCANACPRGALTKDAQGAVILQQMLCRGCETRNCVVACPYSAMLLTGTGVAVTKCDMCITRRAVGLGPACAETCPAGAILYVERGRLAEIITPEAAEAEARVLAHVRPPLRGKPSKDE